Proteins from one Mycobacterium adipatum genomic window:
- a CDS encoding VIT1/CCC1 transporter family protein, whose amino-acid sequence MTERSEPETPTGLPHVVDHQHADVTGGWLRAATFGAMDGLVSNTALIAGVAAGAGAHTVVLAGVAGLLAGAFSMALGEFTSVTTANEQIDSEVKVERRSFRNQPDAERDELVAMLVEMGMTPETAATATAEIHRDETRALNFHLVQELGVDPREKPSPWVAAWSSFLMFTIGAIVPLIPYLLGFDSLWAGLACGGLGLLITGALAAKFTRKHPWWSALRLLALGGTAIAVTYLVGTVVGVAVT is encoded by the coding sequence TGGTCGATCACCAGCACGCCGATGTGACCGGCGGGTGGCTACGCGCGGCCACCTTCGGTGCGATGGACGGCTTGGTGAGCAATACCGCCCTGATCGCCGGTGTCGCGGCCGGCGCGGGCGCGCACACCGTGGTGTTGGCCGGTGTGGCCGGCCTGCTGGCCGGGGCGTTCTCCATGGCGCTCGGCGAGTTCACCTCGGTGACGACGGCCAATGAGCAGATCGACTCCGAGGTGAAGGTGGAGCGGCGGTCCTTCCGCAACCAGCCCGACGCCGAGCGTGACGAGTTGGTGGCGATGCTCGTCGAGATGGGCATGACCCCGGAGACCGCCGCCACCGCGACGGCGGAGATCCACCGCGACGAGACCCGGGCGCTGAACTTCCACCTCGTCCAGGAACTGGGTGTGGACCCGCGCGAAAAGCCCTCACCGTGGGTGGCGGCGTGGTCGTCGTTCCTGATGTTCACCATCGGTGCGATCGTGCCGCTGATCCCGTACCTGCTGGGTTTCGACTCGCTGTGGGCCGGTCTGGCCTGCGGCGGGCTGGGCCTGCTCATCACCGGAGCGCTGGCGGCCAAATTCACCCGCAAGCACCCGTGGTGGTCGGCATTGCGACTGCTGGCCCTGGGTGGCACCGCGATCGCCGTCACCTACCTTGTCGGAACCGTTGTGGGAGTGGCGGTTACCTGA